The Streptomyces capitiformicae genome contains the following window.
CTCAGGTTCAAGTAACCGTGCGGCCTCAGTCAAGCCCCCGCCGCAGGTCGGACCGTACGTTCGCACCCACAGACCCACCCAGGCAATGAGGCAAGGTGACATGACTACGTCCGAAGAGATCATGGCGCAGTACGTCGCGACCGAGGCGCGCGTGGACCGCATGCGGGACAAGTACGCCTTGGAGGAGGGTCGCCCCGTCCGCCGTGCCGTTACCGCTGACATCCAGGCACTTGCCCAACGCCTTGACCGTCGACCCCGGCGTCACCGTCCACTGCTGCCGCGCCGAGCCCGTACACGACGAGATCTGCACCGCCGTCCCATCCGCCGAGCTGCCGTTACGGACATCCAGACACTTACCCGCGGGCCCCACGACCGGACCCGCGCCGGGGGTGGGCGGCGGGCTGCCGCCCAGCTCCTTGATCCGGACGTTGCGGAACGATACGTCGTCCCCCGTGCCGTGGTTCTGGATGCCGACGTGGCCGGCGAGCGAGCGGGCGGGGTCGGTGTTGGTGAAGTCATTGATCTTCACGCCATTGAGCCAGACCTGGAGCCGCTCGCCCTCCACCAGCAACTCGAAGGTGTTCCACTCGCCCGGTGGGTTGAGCGCCGTGTCCCGGGCAGCCGTGTCCGGGGCCTTGACGGCGTAGATCGAGCCGGTCGTGCGGTCGGGCGCGTCGGTGGCGTCGATCTGGACCTCGTAGCCGTTGTTCAGTGCCGACTGCGGGTCGTTCGTCGGTGGGAAGCCCACGATCACACCGGAGTTGTCGTCGCCGGGCATCTTCCAGTCCAGCTTCAGCGAGTAGTTGGTGAACTGCCGGGCGCTGTACCAGAGCATGCCCATGCCGCCGTACGAGGCGAGGGTGGCGTCCGAGTTGGTGAAGCCGCCTGGGCCGGCCTGCGACCAGCCGGTGGTCGAGCCGTTGTAGAGGGTCGTATAGCCGGTCTCGGGCCGGCAGTCGGCCTTGGTCCGGCCTGCCGCGTACCGGATGCCGCCGAGCAGGTGGGCCCGCAACGCCGGCTCCGCGTACGACGCCTGGCTGTGCCCGCCGCCGGTGTAGAAGGACCGGCCCCCCGAGTAGGTCTTGCACCAGGTGTGCGGGTGGTCGGCGCCCATCGAGCCGCCCGAGTACGACGACTCGTCCAGCGTGGTGAGCACGCGCGCGGTGGTACGGGGGTTGGTCCGGAAGTTGTACCACTCATCGGTGCGGGTCCATGTCTGCGGCAGGTGGGCGGTCGCCGCGTGCGCCCGCCCCTCCACCTTGACGTTGGCCTGCTGGACAGCGGGGTGCGAGGCGAAGTAGGCGCCGACCAGATCGCCGTAGAACGGCCAGTTGTACTCCGTGTCCGCGGCCGAGTGGACGCCGACGAAGCCGCCGCCTGAGCCGATGTACGACTGGAACGCCGACTGCTGGGCGTCGTTCAGGACGTCGCCGGTGGTGTTGAGGAAGATCACCGCCTCGTAACGGCTCAGGTTGCTGGAGGTGAAGTGGTTGCCGTCCTCCGTCGCCGTCACCGTGAAACTGTTCGCCGCGCCGAGGTCGCGGATGGCCTGGATCCCTGCCGGAATCGAGTCGTGCCGGAAACCGGCCGTCTTGGAGAACACGAGGACGTCGTAGGACGTGTCCGCGGCGTTGACGGGGCTGGGCTGCCCGAGGAGGGCCAGGGCGGCGAGTGTCGCGGCCGCCCCACCAAGCAGGGTTCGGGGTTGTCTGCGCATGTCCGTCGCTCTCTTCTCGGTGACAGAAATCAGGGCAGGGTCCATTTCTGGTTGGCTCCGCCGTGGCAGGTCCACAGGTGCACGAGGGTGCCGTCCGACGAGTTGGCGCCCGACACGTCCAGGCACTTGCCCGACTGCGGGTTCCGCAGCGACCCGTCCGGGTACGCCTGCCAGTTCTGGTTTGACCGAGCCGTTCGGCGTCGGACAGCCGCTCCACCAGCAGCACGCCCGCACCCTCACCCCAGCCCGTACCGTCCGCACCCGCCCCGAACGCCTTGCACCGGCCGTCCACAGCAAGCCCCCGCTGCCGCGAGAACTCCACAAACACCCCCGGCGTGGACATCACCGTCACACCGCCGGCCAGCGCCACATCACACTCACCCGACCGCAACGCCTGCACAGCCCAGTGGAGAGCGACCAGGGACGCCGAGCAGGCCGTGTCTACGGTCACCGCCGGCCCCTCCAACCCCAGCGTGTACGCGATACGGCCCGACATCACGCTGGCCGCGTTACCAATGCCCGCGTACCCCTCGGCACCATCTGAGGTGTGCTCCAGCAGACTGGCGTAGTCCTGGCCGTTGGTGCCCATGAACACACCACCCCGACCACCCCGCAACGACGCCGGATCGATCCCGGCATCCTCCAACGCCTCCCAGCACGTCTCCAGCAACAGCCGCTGCTGCGGATCCATCGCCAACGCCTCACGCGGCGAAATACCGAAGAACCCCGCATCAAACCCAGCCACATCCGACAGAAACGCCCCATGCCGCGTATACGACGTGCCGTGGTTCTCCGGGTCCGGGTCGAACAGCCCCTCCAGATCCCAGCCCCGGTCCACAGGGAACCCCGACACCGCATCGGCCCCCGACACCACCAGATCCCACAACTCACCCGGCGAACCCACCCCACCCGGGAAACGGCACGCCATACCCACGATCACCACCGGATCGTCGGCCACCGAAACGGTCCTGACCGGCAGCTGAGCAGCCGCGTCCACAACCCCGGCGAGCTCACCCCACACATACCCGGCAAGCTCGTTCGGCGTCGGATAGTCGAACACCAACGACGGCGGCGTCGCCAGACCCGTCACAGCATTCACCCGGTTCCGGAACTGCACGGCCGAGAGTGAGTCGAAGCCCAGATCCTTGAAGGCACGCCCCGGCATCACCGCCTGACTCGACGCATGCCCCAACACCAACGCAGCCTGCTCCCGCACCAACGCCAGCAACAACCCACGCTGATCCGACTCCGACAGCCCCGCCAACCGCGCCCGCAGACCCTCAGAGCCCGCACCCGCACCCGACGCGGGATCCACCCTCCGAACCACCTGCACCTGCGGAATCTCATCGAAGAGCGCGCTGGGGCGACTACCGGTGAAGGTCAGCAGCAAACGTTCCCAGTCCACCGCCAGAACCGTGAGCAGCCCCTCGTCCTCGGCGATCACACGCCCCAGCTCACGCATCGCGTCCGACGCTCGCATCGGCTTCGTGCCCATGCGGTGCAGGCGACCCACCACAGCCTCGTCAGCGGCCATACCCACACCGGCCCACGGACCCCACGCCACACACGACCCGACCAGCCCCCGCGCACGCCGCCGCTCGACCAACGCCTCCAACGCGGCATTCGCCGCCGCATAGTTGCCCTGACCCTCACCACCCCACGAACCCGCCACCGACGAGAACGCCACAAACAACGACAACGGCTCCACAAGCCCAGCAGTCAACTCATCCAGATGAACCGCCGCATCAACCTTCGCCCCCCACACCCCCGCAAACCGCTCCGGCGACAGAGCCTCCACCACACCGTCATCCAGCACCCCCGCCGCATGCACCACACCACACAACGGAAACTCCGCCGGAACCCCCGCCAACACAGCTCGCACGTCCGGTTCGGAGGGAGGCCACGCGGAAAAGGATCAGCTCGCAGCTGGTACCTCGCCGCGTGGCCGACCCTACGCCCACCGCCCACGCCCAACTCGCCGCCCTGCCCTGGCCGTCCATCGCGGTCCAGCACACCGCCTCCGGGACGGGGCACGGACGCCGAGAGTCCCGCTCGATCAAGACCTGCGGGATCGCCGACGAACTCGGCGGAATCGCCTTTCCCCACGCCCGCCTGGCCATCCGCGTCCACCGCCGCCGCAAGCAGACCGGCCGGCGTGAGACCCGTGAGAGCGTCTACGCCGTCACTACGGTTGGAGAGCGTGCCCGGAAGGCCGTTCGTGGCGCGACTCGGTCCGCAGGTACGAGTCCGTCGCGGCGACGCGCCGTGAGCGGCGCGCTCGGTCGTCCGGCGACACTGCCGACCTAACGTAGGCCGTGCACACAGGTGGTTCACCGAATTTGTGCAATTTCAGGCGCTGTTAGACGACATTCTCCTCTGTCGGCGCACAGGACGCCGTGCGAAGCTCGGCCACCACCGGTGTACGGAGCCGGTGTCGAGGACGGAAGACCATGCACAGCTCACACGACAAGTCACTCGCCGCTCACCGCCGCAGGACGCCCAGCCGACGCCGGTTCATCGGGCTGGCCGCGGCGGGGGCGGCCGCGGTCGGCGCGGCCGGGATCGGCCGGGCGGCCCTTGCCTCGGACCCGGTCCCGCCGCCGCGGAAGTTTCGCTCGCAGTGGGGCATCGACCGCCGTAAGCGGTCCGTCAGGAGGATCCTGAACGCCGCCGACCCGACGGCCGTCGCCGCCTGGATAACCGGCACAGGGTCCGCCCCCGACATGATCAAGAAGGAGATGGACACCCAGGTCAACGCCTTGGCCGACGCGGCAGCGGCCGACCTGGGCACCGCCCGTGACGCGGTCGTCGTCTCCTGGGTGCGCGCCGCGGCGACGCAACGCAAGATATGGGATCGTAAGTACGAGTTCCTGCGCACCGGTTCGGGCGGCGCCGGAACCTTCGGCATCATCACCGACGAGGTACGCGCCAAGTACGCCACCCAGCTGGGCTCGGACCCTCAGTGGGATCCCGACAGGGACTCCCACCGCTCGGTGTGGGAGTCCCTGACCGCCGACGAACGCCAGATCGAGATACTCCGCACGTCAACGGCGCCCGGTGTCTCGCGCCACCACCTGGGCTCCGATGCGGACTTCTTCGGCACAACGCCCCAGGACTGGGCGGACGACGGCCCAGAGGCCGCCAACTACAGGTGGCTGCGCGGCAACGCGGCCCGCTTCGGCTTCCTCCAGCCGTACACAGCGGAGTCGGCCAGGACCAAGCCGGCGATCAGCGAGGAGCGCTGGCACTGGTCGTACGCGCCGGTCTCGGAGGCCGTCCTGGACTTCGTCCGCGCGAACCAGGACGTGATCTCCGCTTCGCTGGACCAGCTGTGGAGCTACGACCCGACGCGGTTCACGTACATCAAGGAGAACTGGCGCAACTACATGTTCCACGTGAACGAGAAGGCGTACTTCGGCTAGTAGGGCTCCGTTAGGTTGCTCTGGCTCTTGGGTTCTGGCTGGTGGTGGATGTTCTGGGCAGGGGGCGGTGGCAGGTGGTGCAGGTGCCGGTCCAGCAGTTCAGCAGGTCCTGGATGGTGGTCACCCGGAGCGCCAGCCACGAGACGCCGTATCCGAACGCGATCAGCGCGGGACCGACCACGGCAAGCCGCCGCCGCACCGCGCCGGAGGCCAGATCCAGCCGGCCCAACGCCATGCCGGTGACCACGAAGGTCATCCAGGTGATCGCCGGGTAGAAGCCGGTGAGCAGGAAGTCGAGCACGCCCACGCCGGAGAGTCGCGCGATCGGGTCGTACGAGTCGATGGTGTTCACGGTCGACTCGCTGAGCAGCGCCCGCAGGGCGTACGCCACCTGCGGCGTGACGAGCGCGAGGGCGACCGCGATGGTCGCGAGCGCCCTGGCCCGCAGCCGCAGCAGGGGCAGGGCCAGCAGGAAGTACACCGCGTAGAAGTTGAGGATCCCGGCGCCGCCGAAGTCGGTCATCGCCAACGCGGTGCCCACCACGAGCAGGATCACGGCCCGGATCACGATCCTGGCCTTCGCCTGCCGGCCGGCCAGTCCGGTCTTCGGCTCCAGGCGGCCGGCGATCAGCACCAACGAGAACCCGGCGAGGGTGGCGAACAGCGCCGAGGCCCGGCCGCTCGCCAGCCAGACGGACCAGGTGCCAACACCGTCGCCGGACGTGGGGAAGGGGTTGAAGGGGCCGACATGCACGGCGAACATTCCGAACACGGCCACCGCACGGGCGAGGTCCACCCCGACCAGCCGCGCCGCCGACGAAGGGCGTTCCGTCGCTGTGGCGGACTCGGGTGCGGGTAAGGGCTGGGGAGGCGCCTCCTTGGCGCTTTCGATCTCGGTCACCCGGGACAACCTTGCCGAGGCGGGGGCGGTCGACCATCCGCCGGGCTTCGGGAGGTGTCCCGCCGGTCGGCCGACCGGCCCCCTCCGATCGGCGGGGGCCGGTCACGTCCGCCGAGGTGGTGTATCGACGAGCGGACGACTCCCGCCCGGCCGGTGCCTGCGGCGATGGGTTCGAAGTCCCGGTCCCGGTGGGAAAGGGCAGTCCCCGCAACTTGGCATGCTGTCGTGGGACTGCCCTCAACCGATCGGGCGTCTCCCCGCGCGGTGGTAGGGGTGGCGGGTTAAGGGAGCGTGGTCCACTTCTGGTTGTTCTGGCCGTTGCAGTCCCACAGGATGACTGGGGTCCCGTTGGCGGTGCCGGCCCCGTTGACGTCGAGGCACCGCCCGGCGTTGACGTTGCGGATCGACCCGTCGGCCTGCACGGTCCACTTCTGGTTGTTCTGGCCGTTGCAGGGCCAGATGACGACCGGTGTGCCGTTGGCGGTGCCCTGGCCTGAGGCGTCCAGGCACTTGTCGCCGTAGACGCGGATCTCGCCTCCGGCCCACGTGGTCCACAGCTGGTTGGCGGCCGTGTGGCAGTCCCAGATCAGCGTCCTCGACCCGGCGGCGGTGGTGGCGCCTTCCACGTCCAGGCAGCGGCCGGACCCGGTACCGCGCAGGCGCCCGGTGGTCGAGGCCAGCGGGCTGCCGCCGGAAATCTTGAACACGGCCACGCCGTGCGCGGGAACGCTCGCCGAGATCTGGCCGGACGTGCTCGACGTACCACCGGTCCACAGGTCGGTGAGGGTGAACGAGCTGCCGGACAGGCCGACCTGCGCGGCCGTGGTGGTGACGGTCGTGGTGCCCTCCCGAGCAATGCTCAAGACCTAATAGCAGTGCGCGGTGACGGGTGACCCCTACTCAAGACCTGGAGCTGGACTCCTCTCCACAGGCAGAGGGCCCCGTCACCGTGTATCTGCCGGAGTACGTCGCACATCTCCACGATGACGTCATGATCGTGACCTGAGCCGTCCGTACGGCCACCTCTCCCTCACCACGCGAGCCGCCGAGCTCCTTCCAGAGACCGGGGACCGTGCGGGGAGCTGGGGCTGCGAACTGCTCATCGGATGTCGGGCCATCGAGCCCTCCTATTAGGTCGCGGCGCGCCCTGCGCAGGCTCACACACCAGGACGAGCACGAAGAGTAGGGAGCCGGAAGTTGACGATCACCTGCGGGATCGACTGGGCGGAAGACCACCACGACGTGGCGCTGGTCGACGAGACGGGAAAGCTGGTCGCCAAGCAGCGCATCAAGGACGACGCGGACGGCTTCCGCCAGCTGCTTGCCCTGCTCGCAGAAGCCGGTGACTGCGCTGAAGCCCCGATACCGGTCGCGGTGGAGACCGCCCGCGGCCTGGTGTTCGCCTGCCTGCGTACCACCGGCCGCAAGGTGTACTCGATCAACCCGATGGCGGTGGCCCGCTACCGCGAGCGGCACCGCAGTGCCCGCGCGAAGTCCGACCACGCCGACGCGATGACGCTGGCCAATATCCTGCGGACCGACGCCGACGTGCACAGACCGCTGCCCGCCGACTCCGAACTGGTCCGGGCGATCGCTGTCCTCGCCCGCGCCCAGCAGGACACGGTGTGGAACCGCGCCCAGCTCAACAACCAGCTGCGCTCGCACCTCAAGCAGTACTACCCGGCGGCCCTCGCGGCGTTCGCCGTCCGCGGCGTCGGGCTGGATTCCCGGGAAGCACGCGCGGTCCTCGCCACGGCACCCGCCCCGGACACGGCCGCCCGCCTGACCCGTGCCCAGCTGCGGGCCGCCCTGCGCAGATCCGGACGACAGCGGAACATCGAGGTCTGGGTGGAACGGCTGCGCACCATTTTCACCGGCGACTACCTGCACCAGCCGCCGCTCGTTGAACGGGCGATGGGGCGCCAAACCCTCGCGCTGGTCGCCCAGTTGGATGCCGCCTGCCGGGCAGCCGACGACCTCGCCGAGGCTGCGGCCGAGGCGTTCGCCGGGCATCCGGACGCCGAAATCCTGGCCAGCTTCCCCGGAATCGGGCCGCTCACCGGCGCACGCGTCCTGGCCGAGATCGGTGACGACCGCACCCGCTTCGCCGACGCCCGCGCCCTGAAGGCGTATGACGGCTCGGCACCGGTCACCATCGCCAGTGGCAAGAGCCACCTCGTGCGCCATCGGCGGGTGAAGAACCAGCGCCTGGCCGCCGCAGGCTACGTATGGATCTTCGGCGCACTACCCTCCCCACAGGTCAAGGCCGAATACGACCGACGCCGGGACCTCGGCGACCGGCACACCGCCGCCATGCGCAACGTCTTCAACCGCTTCCTGGGATGTCTCCACCACTGCCTGCAGACCGGGCAGAAGTTCGATCCCGGCAAGGCGTTCCCCGCCGTGTCCACGGCGCCGGTAACGCTCGCGGCTTGACTTCTTAGCAAGCTCGGATGTCTGTGGATCGCCCCCCACGACCTCACCACCCCCCACTACTGGACCAACCAACTCCGCCACACCGTCCACTTCCACCAAGCCATCCAAACCCTGACCACCCACGGCGTCACCACCACCCTCGAACTCGGCCCCACCCCCACCCTCACCGCCCTGGCCAGCGCCACCATCGACCACGCCCTCCCGCTCCTGCGCAAGAACCAGCCCGAACCGGACTCCGTCCTCACCACCCTCGCCCAACTCCATACCCACGGCACCACACTCAACTGGCACCACCACTTCCCCCACGCCACCACCACCGACCTGCCCACCTACCCCTTCCAACACCAGCGCTACTGGCTGGACAGCACGGCGGCCTCGACAGCGGCGCCCGGTGCGGGACGGTCGACCGGGCATCCGTTGCTCGGTACGGTCGTGCCGGTCGCCGGGGCCGACCGGACCCTGTTCACCAACCGGGTGTCCCTGCGCACCCACTCCTGGCTCGCCGACCATCGGGTGCACGGCGTCTGTGTCGTGCCGTCCGCGGCGCTGGTGGAGCTGGCGGTCCGGGCCGGTGACGAGGTCGGGGCCACGCTGCTCGACGAGTTCACCGTGACCGCTCCGCTGGCCGTGCCGGACGACCGTGCGGTGCAGTTGCAGGTCGCTGTCGGTGCCGCGGACGCCGCAGGCCGTCGTACCGTCACCATGCACAGCCGCGCCGACGACGGTGACGCGCCGTGGACCGAGCACGCACGCGGTCTGCTGAGCGCCACCGCGTCCGGGGTTCCGTTCGACCTCTGCGCCTGGCCGCCCGCCGGGGCGGAGGAGGTCATGCCCGAGGAGGCGGACGCGGTGCTGCACGGCACCGGTGTCTCGTACGGGCCGGTCTTCCGCGCCGTGACCGCCTCCTGGCGGCGGGACGGCGAGTTGTTCGCCGAGATCCGGCTCGAGGAGGAGCAGACAGATGCCGGGTTCTCCCTGCATCCGGCGCTGCTCGACGCGGCGGTGCGGCCGGTGCTGTCCGCGACGTCGGCGGGCGGGGCCGCGTGCTCGGCCG
Protein-coding sequences here:
- a CDS encoding ThuA domain-containing protein, coding for MRRQPRTLLGGAAATLAALALLGQPSPVNAADTSYDVLVFSKTAGFRHDSIPAGIQAIRDLGAANSFTVTATEDGNHFTSSNLSRYEAVIFLNTTGDVLNDAQQSAFQSYIGSGGGFVGVHSAADTEYNWPFYGDLVGAYFASHPAVQQANVKVEGRAHAATAHLPQTWTRTDEWYNFRTNPRTTARVLTTLDESSYSGGSMGADHPHTWCKTYSGGRSFYTGGGHSQASYAEPALRAHLLGGIRYAAGRTKADCRPETGYTTLYNGSTTGWSQAGPGGFTNSDATLASYGGMGMLWYSARQFTNYSLKLDWKMPGDDNSGVIVGFPPTNDPQSALNNGYEVQIDATDAPDRTTGSIYAVKAPDTAARDTALNPPGEWNTFELLVEGERLQVWLNGVKINDFTNTDPARSLAGHVGIQNHGTGDDVSFRNVRIKELGGSPPPTPGAGPVVGPAGKCLDVRNGSSADGTAVQISSCTGSARQQWTVTPGSTVKALGKCLDVSGNGTADGATLLQGVLVPHAVHARLGRDVLRHDLFGRSHVTLPHCLGGSVGANVRSDLRRGLD
- a CDS encoding RICIN domain-containing protein, with the translated sequence MRNPQSGKCLDVSGANSSDGTLVHLWTCHGGANQKWTLP
- a CDS encoding D-alanyl-D-alanine carboxypeptidase family protein, with product MHSSHDKSLAAHRRRTPSRRRFIGLAAAGAAAVGAAGIGRAALASDPVPPPRKFRSQWGIDRRKRSVRRILNAADPTAVAAWITGTGSAPDMIKKEMDTQVNALADAAAADLGTARDAVVVSWVRAAATQRKIWDRKYEFLRTGSGGAGTFGIITDEVRAKYATQLGSDPQWDPDRDSHRSVWESLTADERQIEILRTSTAPGVSRHHLGSDADFFGTTPQDWADDGPEAANYRWLRGNAARFGFLQPYTAESARTKPAISEERWHWSYAPVSEAVLDFVRANQDVISASLDQLWSYDPTRFTYIKENWRNYMFHVNEKAYFG
- a CDS encoding IS110 family RNA-guided transposase; translated protein: MTITCGIDWAEDHHDVALVDETGKLVAKQRIKDDADGFRQLLALLAEAGDCAEAPIPVAVETARGLVFACLRTTGRKVYSINPMAVARYRERHRSARAKSDHADAMTLANILRTDADVHRPLPADSELVRAIAVLARAQQDTVWNRAQLNNQLRSHLKQYYPAALAAFAVRGVGLDSREARAVLATAPAPDTAARLTRAQLRAALRRSGRQRNIEVWVERLRTIFTGDYLHQPPLVERAMGRQTLALVAQLDAACRAADDLAEAAAEAFAGHPDAEILASFPGIGPLTGARVLAEIGDDRTRFADARALKAYDGSAPVTIASGKSHLVRHRRVKNQRLAAAGYVWIFGALPSPQVKAEYDRRRDLGDRHTAAMRNVFNRFLGCLHHCLQTGQKFDPGKAFPAVSTAPVTLAA